The nucleotide sequence CTGAATGGAAGAAAGCCGTAGAGCGTCATATGGACATTTGGGAAAAAGTGATCCGTAAACAATGGGAAGGCAAAGACGTTTTTACGATTACTACCGAATTCGGTCCCGCAGACTATATGCCCACTTTACCCTACACCCAATTACCCGTGGCCGACCAATGGAAAGCCAATGTCTATATGATGAAGCTGCTAAAAGAACGATTCAATATCGATTAAACAATCAATATGGATGTTCTGAAACAACTTCTTGGAAGGTTACACCCCCTTGTGGTCCATCTACCGATAGGCTTCATTATTCTGGGGCTCCTTTTGCAAGCCTACGACCGTAAAAAGAAAGAATACAACGCGGTATTAGCCCTCATCTATCTGTGGGCCGGTATTAGCGCCAGCCTTGCCTGCCTTACCGGTTACTTACAATACCTGGGTGAAGGCTATGCCTTTGAAACGGTAAAATGGCATTTGTGGTCGGGCATTGCTACGTCCTTGTTTTCGTTTTTGATGTATGCCCAATTAAAAGGGATCCAAGCGGTTGATTTTTTATCGAAGCTCCCTATGGTGGGATGGTCCGTTCTCTTCTTTGTTTTGGTTTCCTTTACCGGCCACCAAGGGGGGAACATTACCCATGGAGAAGATTATTTGATCGAACCCCTACCGAATTCCATAAAATCGGCCTTAGGCTTTGAAACATTTGAGGAGAAAGAAATCAGTCTCAACGAAACCAATTGGCAAGAGGCCCTTATCTATGAGGATGTCATCAAACCCATATTGAACAACAAATGCGTGAGTTGCCACAATCCGAAAAAAGCCAAGGGCGAACTCCTGTTGAACTCAGAGGAAGGTATTTTGAAAGGAGGCGAGAGCGGAGCCGTAATCGAAGCCTCAAAAGCTTCGGAAAGCGAGCTGTTTACAAGGCTCGTACTCCCTATGGACAATGACGACCATATGCCTCCCGAAGGAAAGTCCCAACCATCAAAGGAAGAAATACAATTGGTACGCGCATGGATCGATGCCGGAAGCCCCTTTGAAAAAACCATTGCCGAATCAGGTCTTGATAAAGCGCTTTTTCTTTCCTTCTTTCCCAAAAAGGCAGATTTTGACCATCCGGATATAGAGATACCCGCTGCATCGGAAGAACACATCAAGGCTATAGAAAAGACCGGGGTTCATATCGACCCCATCAGCAAGTCGTCTAACTTCCTTAGTGTATCGTGCATCAACCAAGCTGCTTTTTCCGATGCCGACTTTGAAGCCCTACTTCCTATCAAGGAACAGATTTCAAGACTCGACCTGGGCCATACCAAAATTACCGATGCCGCTTTTTCTAAATTGGCCGAGCTACCTAACCTGACCATATTGTTATTGGACCATACCGCTATTACCGGAAAGGACTTGCACCTTTTGGCCCCACTCGAACATTTAAAATCGATCAACTTAACAGGCACTGCCTTAAAACCGGAACATTTAGAGGCTTTAAACGGATTCAAAAATTTACAACGGCTCTATTTGTTCGGCACCGAAGCCACGCCCAAGAGCGTAAAACTGAACAACCCGAAAATCAGTATCGATTACGGCAACTACCAGCTTCCTCCGATACCCTCGGACACCATTGTATATTAATTTTCATAAACAAAAGAAAAAACATAGCTTAGGACCACCAATTCAAAACTATGGAACCCAGTAAAAAAGCGGGACTCTTTTTAGGGCCCATTCTTTTTTTTATTATTCGCTTTTTACCGTTTGACCTGGTCTCCGAAAAAGGAGATGCCGTAATTGCCGTTGCCATCTGGATGGTCGTTTGGTGGATTACCGAAGCCGTATCGATCTCGGTAACCGCCCTACTCCCCCTACTTCTTTTTCCCTTTCTAAAAATAATGGACATCGGTGAGGTGGGCGCGAATTATGGCAGTCCAATAATCTTCTTGTTCTTTGGCGGGTTCGTTCTGGCCTTGGCCCTCGAAAAAGTGAACCTTCACAAACGCATAGCCCTGAACATCATTAAAATTACCGGTACCACCCCCAACAAGGTAGTACTTGGTTTTATGATCGCTACGGCGTCATTGAGTATGTGGATCAGCAATACGGCCACTACCGTTGTAATGCTTCCTATTGCTATGTCGGTCATTGGTCTTTTGGTCAACGATGCCGACGGCTTTACCAAAAGCGACAGGAATTTTGCCCTTTCCGTCATGTTGGGCATTGCTTTTTCGGCCAATGCCGGTGGGGTGGCCACGGTCATCGGAACACCGCCCAATTCGGTAATGATAGGCCTTTTGGAAAACGAATACAATATTGAGATCTCCTTTTTAAAATGGATGGTCATAGGCGTACCCTTTTCCGCCTTGATGATCTGGATCAGTTATATGGTTTTGGTGAAATGGATGTACCCGAATCGCGACCTCGTCTTTTCCGCTTCTAAGAATGTGATCAACGATGAACTCAAAAAACTGGGCCCCATGGGAGGGAAAGAAAAAATGGTGCTCGCTATTTTTGGGGTTACCGTTTTCCTATGGATTTTCAGGACGGTCATCAACGGTATATTCCCCGCACTGAAATTGAACGATACCATGATCAGTATCATGGCGGCAATTGCAATGTTCGCCATCCCCTACGACATAAAAAAGGGCGACTTTATCATTGTATGGAAAGACACCCAAAAATTAGCTTGGGGCATCTTGATCCTTTTTGGTGGCGGATTGGCCTTGGCCAAAGGTATGTCGATAAGCGGTATCGTTGACGTAGTATCGGGAGCAATAGGCAATAGCCACATCAGTGTTTTGTTTACGGCCATTCTTTTGATTACCCTTATGCTCTTTATGACCGAACTGATGAGCAACGTGGCCTTGATCGCCGTACTGGCACCCGTAGTAGCCGGTATTGCCATCGGCTTGGATATCCCTATACTATATCTATTGATTCCCGTTACCATAGCCAGTAGCTGTGCCTTTATGCTTCCTATGGCTACACCTCCCAATGCCATTGTTTTTGCCAGCGGCTATGTAAAGGTGAACGAAATGGCCAGGGTCGGTATTATATTGAACATCATTGCGGTAATGCTATTGGTCTTAATGTTCCAATTTGTAGTACCCCTCTTGTTCTAGTGGAAAAATGAAAATTCCGTATAAAACAAAACCCTGCTTAAAAGCGAGGGTTTTATTTAGCTAATCCATTAAAATTTTAAATGGTCAATTGTATTTTATATACGGATTAAATCCTTCGGGCAGATGTTCTTTTGTGTTGAAATTTAAAGATATTTCATCATTAACATCAATATAGTTGAAGTCTTCCACATGCGTAGGGTACGCATAGGCGTTAAAATCTACCGGAAGATACTTGGTCAGGTCACCTGTATCGTTTGCATCTTCCTCTATATAGGCAATGGCATCTAAATCAACATAGATATCGTTCGCATTAAAATCTTCGGGAAGATAATCCGACGTATCAAAGCCCAATTCAAAATCTACATCCTCATCGATATAGTCTATAGATTGAATGATCGATTCATCTTTTTCTGTAACGGGGTCAGCGGCAAAAACTCCGTTTGCGAATATAAGACCCAATAGTATACTTATTTTTAAACTCTTCTTGTTCATAACGTTGTACGTTTATTTACGAGCTTATATAACGCCTAATTGTGCCTTTATTGCTTTTCTATTTTTGTGGGACATTTCTTAATTATCTTGAAATCACCATATTCGCAATTTATGGCTCAAAAATGAGTCAACTTGCTATTTTAGCGTTTGCACTTTTGATTTCCCGACAGTATTTGTCAGGAATTTTTATGGCGGGAATTTTGAATATTTTTTTCCGTTTCCGGAAGCATCCATAAAGGCTGGCGAAAATCATCGGTTTTATAGGTCGTTCATCCGAACAAAGAACATAGGCTTAAGAAGTTAAAGGAAGAAAATCTCTTAGAAAGGGATTCTTTCCGTCCTACTATGCAAAGACTTAAACACTCAAAATTGTTATATTTACCCAATGAGCGGTAAGAGGTTTTTTTTCTACATACATTATAAAAGTCGAATCGAATACACCGATATTTTACCGCAATTCACTCCAACAAATTTTCAAATCAACATTTTACATGAACAAAACAACAATTGTTAGGTTCGTTTTTGCTTTAATGGTACTAAGTACTGCAACTACGGAAGCCCAAATTTTCAAGAAAAAGAAAGACCATACCGAAAGCGCCGACAGCAAGGGCGATGGTAAAAAGGAAAAGATAAAACCCTACAACAAGGTCATTACCAAAGCGGCCAAGTCTGACGAAGGGTTGTTTACCACACATATTGTCGATGAAAACCACTACTATGAAATACCCGATTCTTTGTTCAACAAAGAGATGTTGATGGTAAGCCGTATTTCCAAAACCGCCACAGGTATCGGTTTCGGGGGTGGCAAAATCAATACAAAGGTACTCCGCTGGGAAAAAAAGCCGACGAAAGTCCTACTTCGCGTCGTTTCCCACGGTATCGTGGCCGCCGATTCATTGCCCGTACATGAAGCCGTGGTAAATTCCAACTTTGAACCCGTTTTGTACGCCTTTGACATTAAGGCCGTCAAAAAAGATTCGGCCAACCCCACGACCGTCATACAAGTGAACGACTTCTTTGAAAAAGATGTCCAGGCTTTGGGTATGCCCGATTCGTATAGGGAAAAGTACAAGGTGTCACGTTTGGACGAAAGCAGGAGTTACATCGAATCCATTAAAAGCTTTCCCCTAAATGTTGAAGCACGCCATGTTAAGACCTATTTGGCCAAAAAACCGCCCAGCAATGGCAGTCTCGGCTCCATATCCATTGAAATCAACAACTCCATGATACTTTTGCCCGCCGAACCTATGAAACGTCGCTATTTTGACGAACGTGTCGGGTGGTTCGCCAGCTCCCAGACCGATTACGGATTGGATGTGCAAGAAAGTAAGACCGTAAAGTTTTTAGACCGATGGCGTCTAGAGGTCAAAGAAGAGGATTTGGAAAAATTTAAGAGGGGCGAATTGGTAGAACCCAAAAAACAGATCGTATATTATGTAGATAGGGCCACTCCCAAAAAATGGATCCCTTATATAAAACAAGGAATAGAAGATTGGCAGGTAGCTTTTGAAGAAGCAGGGTTCAAAAATGCCATTATCGCCAAAGAACCCCCTTCCGTTCTCGAAGACCCCGATTGGTCTCCCGAAGATGTTCGTTACTCGGTGGTACGATATTTGGCCTCTCCTATTCCAAATGCGAACGGACCCCACGTAAGTGACCCCCGAAGCGGTGAAATTCTGGAATCGGATATTAACTGGTACCACAATGTAATGACCCTATTGCGCAATTGGTACTTTGTACAGACCGCGGCCATAAACCCCGATGCCCGGGGAACACAGTTCAAAGATGAAATCATGGGACGCCTGATCCGTTTTGTTTCGGCCCATGAAGTGGGCCATACCCTGGGCTTGCCCCACAATATGGGAAGCAGTGTCGCCTATCCGGTCGATTCTTTGCGCTCGGTATCCTTCACCAAAAAATATGGAACGGCCCCATCGATAATGGATTACGCCCGTTTCAACTATATTGCCCAACCCGAAGATGGTGATGTTGCCCTCATGCCGAACATAGGCATCTACGATAAATACGCCATAAAATGGGGCTACAAACCTATTTTAGGGGTGTCTCCCGAAGAAGAAAATAAAATTCTGGACAGCTGGATACTCGAACATGCCGGTGATCCCTTGTACCGTTTCGGCCACCAACAAGTTGGCGATATAGTAGACCCAAGCGCACAGACCGAAGATTTGGGCGACGATGCCGTTAAGGCCAGTCTATATGGTATTAAGAATTTGAAGCGCATTGTTCCCAACCTTATAACTTGGACCAAGGAGGATGGAAAAACCTACGAAGACCTTAAAAAACTCTACGGTCAGGTCATAGCCCAATTCAATCGCTATATGGGCCATGTTTCGAATAATATCGGTGGGGTTTACGAATATCAAAAGACCTATGAACAAGAAGGTGCCGTCTACATACCCGTAGCGAAATCGCATCAACAAAACTGTATGGCCTTTCTACAGGAAGAACTTTTTGATACCCCACAATGGCTTATTGACCAAAACATCTTTAACAAGATCCAATATTCGGGTTTTGTGGAAGAAATTAGAGCGATGCAGACCCGAACTTTAAACAACATATTGAGTTTAGGAAAACTTCAACGTTTGATCGAAAATGAAACCGCCAACGGAGCGGAAGCTTATCGATTGACCGATATGATGAACGAACTCCGCGACGGTATCTGGTCAGAACTGAAGAGCGGAAAAAGCATTGATACCTATAGAAGAAACCTTCAAAAGGCACATGTAGAGCGATTGAATTATTTAATGACCGCAAAAGACCAAAGGAAGCTGCCGGAATTTGGCGGCTATCAAAAGTCGACCGTGGTTCATGCCAGCCAATCCGATATCCGTTCCGTGGCCCGTGCCGAACTGCAAATACTGCAAAGAAGCATTGAAAAAGCGATTATACGGACTTCCGATAGCATGAGCAAGTATCATTTACAAGACGTAAACGAACGAATAGAGCAGATTCTTGATCCTAAATAAGCAACGGACCTTATGGCTAATACACCATGACTCCCGAAAAAACTGACCGAAATTAGAAATAGACCAGTTTCCGTTGACAGGTTTCAAGACTAGCAATTGTCTAAAAGGCCAAAATTCGATCTTGATATATTAGGTATGAAACCTAGTTGTACAAAGCGCCCTTGAGGCAACATTGACGGCTAGAGTTTCATACCTTTTCTATTCTTCACCCCCCTTTAACCCACAAACCCATCGACGAAATACATAAAACACCGATAAACCATACATTTAAACCACAATTTTAGCTTCACTGACCACAGCTTAGTACCACTTTGCAACAAGCTTCATTATCGGCTTCTTCTTTTAACTAACTTAGTATCAGAATCAAAAAAACATACGCCATGTCTCAAAAACTTAAAAGTTCGTTATACCTAGCCGGATTCGTGATTGCATCAGTTATCTATTACAATCAAACCAATGCCGATCAGTCTCCCCAGACGGTCGAGATGGCTTCGGCAGATATCGAACAAGTGGTTGCTCCGGAGGCAGTGGACTAAAATATATTGACATTCGACAAACCTACTATGTGAGGGCGAGGAAACCATTCTTCGCCCTTTTTTACGCCCTAAAACCAAGCCTCTTAACCTGTTAATTAATCCATAAATTACAGAAGCCCATTAAACCTTGTTCCTTCATTCCGCTCTAAGATGTATAATCATTAAAATTTAGAAAGATGAAAAAGATAATTGTAGCATTAGTATGTATGATCGGACTTACCGCAATGGCCCAAAGGGAAAAAGGAAACAATAGAGATCAAATGAAAGATTTGACCGCAGAGCAAATAGCAACGCTCCACACAAAGAAAATGACCTTGGCCTTAGACCTAACATCGGCCCAGCAAGAAAAAATTAAGGCCATTCACTTAGAGGAAGCCAAAGCACGCAAAGCCAAGCATGAAGAACGCAAGGCCAAAAAAGAGGAAGGCGAACGCAAAAGACCGACTTCAGAAGAGCGATTCGCTATGGAAAATGCCAAATTGGACAAAATGATCGCCCTCAAAGCCGAAATGAAAGATATTCTTTCTGCAGAGCAATATGAGAAATGGGAAAAAATGCAACAGCATAGAAAAAAGAAGGGTTCTAAAGGACGAAAAGAAGGACACAAAGCAAGAAGGTAAAACCTTAGCTATTACAAAAAAGGGCTGCAGATATTGCGGTCCTTTTTTTGTTTATAGCCTCTACTTATTTCACTAATTTTATAGGATATTCGGTACTTAAGATTACCAAATTTCATGTTCCAAAATAAAAAGAACACATGACCAAAGACCTCCAATATCTCGTATCGAATGTGTATTCCCCGTGTGGACTTACCCTAGGCGATTTTAAATTGGAGCCAGAAAGTCAAGAGTACGGGGCCTGTAGATTTCTATTGGACTCCCACAAGGTCATCTTTAGAAATGCCAAAATCACCCCTAAGAAAGTCGGGCAGTTCGTTACTTTTTGGAAACGGGCCGACAACGGCCCTATTTGTCCATTTGAAGAAAGTGATGATTTCGACTGCTTCGTCATCAACGTAAGCAAAGGCCATTTGCTCGGGCAATTTGTCTTTCCGAAAGAAGTATTGGTTACAAAAGGAATAGTCAATACCCCAAAAAAGGAGGGGAAACGAGGTTTTCGCGTATATCCCATTTGGGACGTAGCAACGAGTAAACAAGCCCAGAACACCCAAAACTGGCAACTTCGCCACTTTTTTGAAATACACGATGAGACAAATTACAACAAAGTACAATCGCTCTTCGGTGCGGTCTGAAGCATAAATCAAAGGATGGCTACGGGACTGTTCCAAAAAAAAGAGACCCCGCCCATTTAAAGACCATGGGCGAGGTACTAGATGGGTTTAAAACAAAAACCCCCTGCCTTATACCATGTGTAAGCCAAATATGAAAACAAGCCTTTACAGCTCCACTTTCTTCAGGGCCTCTACGGTTTCATCGATATCGGCATAGCTCAAAGCATCGTTCAAAAAGTAGCTTTCAAACGCACTTGGAGGCAAATACACCCCATTTTGAAGCATACCATGGAAGTACTTTTTGAAAGTTTCATTGTTCCCTTTTGCCGAGCTATCGAAGTCGACAACGGGCTCTTCGGTAAAATGTACCGAAATCATACTACCAAAACGGTTGATTTGGTAAGGCACACCTTTATCTTTTAAAACGGCATCCAAGCCCTCATGAAGATAGGCCGTCTTTTTGGCAAGACTTTCAAACACTTCAGGATGCTTGTCCAATTCGGTAAGCATAGCCAAACCTGCAGCCATGGCCAATGGATTACCACTTAAGGTTCCTGCTTGGTATACCGGGCCTTCAGGTGCCAAATGGGCCATAATTTCAGCTTTTGCGGCAAAGGCGCCTACAGGCAAGCCTCCTCCGATAACCTTTCCAAAACAAACGATATCGGCATCGATGCCAAGAGCTTCTTGAGCCCCCCCTTTTCCTAAACGGAAACCCGTCATTACCTCATCGAACAA is from Zobellia galactanivorans and encodes:
- a CDS encoding c-type cytochrome domain-containing protein encodes the protein MDVLKQLLGRLHPLVVHLPIGFIILGLLLQAYDRKKKEYNAVLALIYLWAGISASLACLTGYLQYLGEGYAFETVKWHLWSGIATSLFSFLMYAQLKGIQAVDFLSKLPMVGWSVLFFVLVSFTGHQGGNITHGEDYLIEPLPNSIKSALGFETFEEKEISLNETNWQEALIYEDVIKPILNNKCVSCHNPKKAKGELLLNSEEGILKGGESGAVIEASKASESELFTRLVLPMDNDDHMPPEGKSQPSKEEIQLVRAWIDAGSPFEKTIAESGLDKALFLSFFPKKADFDHPDIEIPAASEEHIKAIEKTGVHIDPISKSSNFLSVSCINQAAFSDADFEALLPIKEQISRLDLGHTKITDAAFSKLAELPNLTILLLDHTAITGKDLHLLAPLEHLKSINLTGTALKPEHLEALNGFKNLQRLYLFGTEATPKSVKLNNPKISIDYGNYQLPPIPSDTIVY
- a CDS encoding SLC13 family permease; the encoded protein is MEPSKKAGLFLGPILFFIIRFLPFDLVSEKGDAVIAVAIWMVVWWITEAVSISVTALLPLLLFPFLKIMDIGEVGANYGSPIIFLFFGGFVLALALEKVNLHKRIALNIIKITGTTPNKVVLGFMIATASLSMWISNTATTVVMLPIAMSVIGLLVNDADGFTKSDRNFALSVMLGIAFSANAGGVATVIGTPPNSVMIGLLENEYNIEISFLKWMVIGVPFSALMIWISYMVLVKWMYPNRDLVFSASKNVINDELKKLGPMGGKEKMVLAIFGVTVFLWIFRTVINGIFPALKLNDTMISIMAAIAMFAIPYDIKKGDFIIVWKDTQKLAWGILILFGGGLALAKGMSISGIVDVVSGAIGNSHISVLFTAILLITLMLFMTELMSNVALIAVLAPVVAGIAIGLDIPILYLLIPVTIASSCAFMLPMATPPNAIVFASGYVKVNEMARVGIILNIIAVMLLVLMFQFVVPLLF
- a CDS encoding zinc-dependent metalloprotease encodes the protein MNKTTIVRFVFALMVLSTATTEAQIFKKKKDHTESADSKGDGKKEKIKPYNKVITKAAKSDEGLFTTHIVDENHYYEIPDSLFNKEMLMVSRISKTATGIGFGGGKINTKVLRWEKKPTKVLLRVVSHGIVAADSLPVHEAVVNSNFEPVLYAFDIKAVKKDSANPTTVIQVNDFFEKDVQALGMPDSYREKYKVSRLDESRSYIESIKSFPLNVEARHVKTYLAKKPPSNGSLGSISIEINNSMILLPAEPMKRRYFDERVGWFASSQTDYGLDVQESKTVKFLDRWRLEVKEEDLEKFKRGELVEPKKQIVYYVDRATPKKWIPYIKQGIEDWQVAFEEAGFKNAIIAKEPPSVLEDPDWSPEDVRYSVVRYLASPIPNANGPHVSDPRSGEILESDINWYHNVMTLLRNWYFVQTAAINPDARGTQFKDEIMGRLIRFVSAHEVGHTLGLPHNMGSSVAYPVDSLRSVSFTKKYGTAPSIMDYARFNYIAQPEDGDVALMPNIGIYDKYAIKWGYKPILGVSPEEENKILDSWILEHAGDPLYRFGHQQVGDIVDPSAQTEDLGDDAVKASLYGIKNLKRIVPNLITWTKEDGKTYEDLKKLYGQVIAQFNRYMGHVSNNIGGVYEYQKTYEQEGAVYIPVAKSHQQNCMAFLQEELFDTPQWLIDQNIFNKIQYSGFVEEIRAMQTRTLNNILSLGKLQRLIENETANGAEAYRLTDMMNELRDGIWSELKSGKSIDTYRRNLQKAHVERLNYLMTAKDQRKLPEFGGYQKSTVVHASQSDIRSVARAELQILQRSIEKAIIRTSDSMSKYHLQDVNERIEQILDPK
- a CDS encoding Spy/CpxP family protein refolding chaperone, which encodes MKKIIVALVCMIGLTAMAQREKGNNRDQMKDLTAEQIATLHTKKMTLALDLTSAQQEKIKAIHLEEAKARKAKHEERKAKKEEGERKRPTSEERFAMENAKLDKMIALKAEMKDILSAEQYEKWEKMQQHRKKKGSKGRKEGHKARR
- a CDS encoding MepB family protein, which encodes MTKDLQYLVSNVYSPCGLTLGDFKLEPESQEYGACRFLLDSHKVIFRNAKITPKKVGQFVTFWKRADNGPICPFEESDDFDCFVINVSKGHLLGQFVFPKEVLVTKGIVNTPKKEGKRGFRVYPIWDVATSKQAQNTQNWQLRHFFEIHDETNYNKVQSLFGAV